One Amaranthus tricolor cultivar Red isolate AtriRed21 chromosome 10, ASM2621246v1, whole genome shotgun sequence genomic window carries:
- the LOC130826032 gene encoding oil body-associated protein 1A-like produces the protein MASHPEVPGEATKTSTTMLETATAAVQKFGPINAIHQHLCAFHFYGHDMTRQVEAHHFCGHQNEEMRQCLIYDGPEADARLIGLEYIVSENLFMTLPDAEKRLWHSHEYEVKSGVLFLPGVPGPMQRQDLAKVAQTYGKTIHFWQVDRGDNLPLGLPQIMMALTRDGQLYSHLSSDVEKRYNVNFEKEKENRAYMKGLEHGIHPLANAEGKGLRTELREVDCNPGAAAHAPPRVFV, from the exons atggcAAGCCATCCAGAAGTTCCCGGTGAGGCGACTAAGACGAGCACCACCATGCTCGAGACAGCCACTGCGGCGGTGCAGAAGTTTGGCCCTATCAACGCCATCCATCAGCATCTTTGCGC CTTCCATTTCTATGGACACGACATGACACGGCAAGTAGAGGCACACCACTTTTGCGGGCACCAAAACGAGGAGATGCGCCAATGTTTGATCTACGACGGTCCTGAAGCTGACGCTCGGCTCATTGGGCTGGAGTACATCGTATCGGAGAACCTGTTCATGACATTGCCCGACGCGGAGAAGCGGCTTTGGCACTCCCATGAGTATGAAGTTAAGAGTGGGGTGTTGTTCTTACCTGGAGTTCCTGGGCCTATGCAACGCCAAGACTTGGCTAAGGTGGCTCAAACTTATGGGAAAACCATCCATTTTTGGCAGGTTGATCGTGGGGATAATCTTCCTCTTGGACTTCCTCAAATTATGATGGCACTTACGCGTGATGGACAACTTTATAGCCATCTTTCTAGtg ATGTGGAGAAGAGGTATAATGTGAACTttgagaaggagaaagagaatcGAGCATACATGAAAGGGCTAGAGCACGGAATCCATCCCTTAGCAAATGCCGAAGGAAAAGGGCTAAGAACCGAGCTCCGAGAGGTCGACTGTAACCCTGGTGCTGCTGCTCATGCTCCACCAAGGGTTTTTGTTTAA
- the LOC130826031 gene encoding uncharacterized protein LOC130826031 encodes MEASEKKNSVNLDDLQTKMAYFAKERDWDQFHTPRNLLLALVGEVGELSEIFQWKGEVPRGLPGWSEEEKQHLGEELSDVLLYLVRLSDICGVDLGKAALRKLELNALKYPIHLSKGSSKKLKFNPNLVENHNHSES; translated from the exons ATGGAAGCAAGTGAGAAGAAAAACAGTGTAAATCTTGATGATTTACAGACAAAAATGGCGTATTTTGCTAAAGAAAGAGACTGGGATCAATTTCATACACCAAGAAATCTCCTTTTGGCTTTG GTTGGGGAAGTTGGAGAATTGTCCGAGATATTTCAATGGAAAGGGGAAGTCCCAAGAGGATTACCTGGTTGGAGTGAAGAAGAAAAGCAGCATTTAGGAGAAGAGCTATCTGATGTATTGCTATACCTTGTAAGACTTTCTGACATTTGTGGGGTTGATCTTGGTAAAGCTGCCCTTAGAAAGCTTGAACTTAATGCCCTTAAGTACCCAATTCACCTCTCTAAGGGCTCTTCTAAGAAGCTTAAATTCAACCCTAACCTCGTTGAGAATCATAATCATAGTGAATCATGA